One stretch of Tepiditoga spiralis DNA includes these proteins:
- the lspA gene encoding signal peptidase II has product MTWIIPISIFLDQISKIWSRDFLSLNPINIWFIKLTYAQNTGMAFGMFKNNAFLLGIFSTSAICIALLFREWYLKKEKSKLFDLGINMVIGGALGNMYDRIRIGYVVDMVYVPHFAIFNVADSFVTIGGIILAIYFLWRSKHD; this is encoded by the coding sequence ATGACTTGGATAATTCCAATATCAATATTTCTTGATCAAATTTCAAAAATTTGGTCAAGAGATTTTTTATCTTTAAACCCTATAAATATTTGGTTTATTAAACTAACCTATGCACAAAACACCGGAATGGCTTTTGGAATGTTTAAAAATAACGCTTTTTTATTAGGTATTTTTTCAACATCTGCAATATGTATTGCACTTTTATTTAGAGAATGGTATTTAAAAAAAGAAAAATCAAAATTATTTGATTTAGGAATAAACATGGTAATAGGTGGAGCACTTGGTAATATGTATGATAGAATTAGAATAGGATATGTTGTAGATATGGTATATGTTCCTCATTTTGCAATATTTAATGTAGCAGACTCTTTTGTAACTATTGGTGGAATAATATTAGCAATATATTTTCTTTGGAGAAGTAAACATGATTGA
- a CDS encoding RluA family pseudouridine synthase — translation MIEKIESKDSGKRLDLFIKSIVPDWISRTHIQKFIKDKKILINNKKSKPSYKLKENDIIYIDIPDKPEPVEVLAENIPLDIIYEDSDIIVVNKQPNLIVHPAYSIVSGTLVNALLYHCKDLKGIGGELRPGIVHRLDKNTSGTIVIAKNDIAMNSLAKQFKDRVTKKTYLALVKGHPQKEGKINAPIARHPTIRIKMSVVEDGKNSLTLYKNIKSFKDGSLMWITLKTGRTHQIRVHFKHIGHPLFGDEVYGKHDNELGIYRQMLHAFTLGFYHPRSEKWMRFVAKLPNDFKKAIITLNSR, via the coding sequence ATGATTGAAAAAATAGAATCAAAAGATTCTGGCAAACGCTTAGATTTATTTATAAAAAGTATTGTTCCAGATTGGATATCGAGAACACACATACAAAAATTTATAAAAGATAAAAAGATCTTGATAAATAATAAAAAGTCAAAACCCTCTTATAAATTAAAAGAAAATGACATTATTTATATTGATATACCAGATAAACCAGAACCAGTAGAAGTACTAGCTGAAAATATACCTTTAGATATAATATATGAAGATTCAGATATAATTGTAGTTAATAAACAACCAAATTTAATAGTACATCCTGCCTACAGCATTGTATCAGGAACACTCGTAAACGCCTTATTGTATCATTGTAAGGACTTAAAAGGCATTGGCGGAGAATTGCGTCCTGGAATAGTTCATAGATTAGATAAAAATACCTCTGGAACAATAGTAATAGCAAAAAATGATATTGCAATGAACTCACTTGCAAAACAATTTAAAGATAGAGTAACAAAAAAGACCTATTTAGCTTTAGTAAAAGGACATCCCCAAAAAGAAGGAAAAATAAATGCTCCTATTGCAAGGCACCCAACAATAAGAATAAAGATGTCTGTTGTTGAAGATGGAAAAAATTCACTAACTCTTTATAAAAATATAAAATCTTTTAAAGATGGTTCTTTAATGTGGATAACTTTAAAAACAGGAAGAACACATCAAATACGTGTACATTTTAAACATATAGGTCATCCTTTATTTGGTGATGAAGTCTATGGAAAACACGATAATGAATTAGGGATATACAGACAAATGTTGCATGCATTTACTCTTGGATTTTACCATCCACGATCTGAAAAATGGATGAGATTTGTTGCTAAATTACCAAATGATTTTAAAAAAGCAATAATAACTTTAAATTCAAGGTGA